A genomic window from Anthocerotibacter panamensis C109 includes:
- a CDS encoding MoaD/ThiS family protein, with protein sequence MILVYRMTMTITLKLFAAYREALGSGELLLEVAPGTTVAQVLTRLVQDHPELGRWQTVTRFGVNQAFVSAETPLQQGDEVVFIPPVSGG encoded by the coding sequence ATGATACTGGTTTACCGGATGACCATGACCATTACGCTCAAACTTTTCGCCGCTTACCGTGAAGCTCTGGGAAGCGGCGAATTATTGTTAGAAGTGGCTCCGGGAACTACCGTCGCCCAAGTCCTCACTAGACTGGTACAGGACCACCCTGAACTGGGGCGCTGGCAGACGGTAACCCGTTTTGGTGTCAACCAAGCATTTGTTTCTGCCGAGACGCCACTCCAACAGGGTGATGAAGTAGTTTTTATTCCTCCGGTCAGTGGTGGCTGA